Proteins encoded in a region of the Bacillus sp. T3 genome:
- a CDS encoding isoprenyl transferase → MLNKIKLWKNQQHSSSLRERMVQIKEQPVPSHVAIIMDGNGRWAKKRALPRVAGHHEGMKVVRKITKLASQMGVKTLTLYAFSTENWKRPKTEVDYLLKLPEEFLGTFLPELIEENVRVTMMGYKENLPGHTTRAIEKAMNETKENTGLVLNFALNYGSRAEIVDAVKQVLNDCQDGILNKEELSEEIFSSYLMTSNMSDPDLLIRTSGEIRLSNFMLWQLAYSEFWFTEVLWPDFGEEHFVEAVEAYQNRQRRFGGV, encoded by the coding sequence ATGTTAAATAAAATAAAGCTGTGGAAGAATCAGCAGCACTCTTCCAGTCTCCGAGAGCGAATGGTACAAATTAAAGAACAGCCAGTTCCTTCACATGTAGCCATTATTATGGATGGTAATGGCAGATGGGCCAAAAAACGTGCCTTACCACGAGTAGCAGGTCATCATGAAGGAATGAAGGTCGTTCGGAAAATAACTAAATTAGCGAGCCAGATGGGGGTCAAAACCCTTACCCTATATGCGTTCTCAACTGAAAATTGGAAGCGTCCAAAAACAGAAGTTGATTATTTATTAAAACTTCCAGAAGAGTTTTTAGGTACTTTCTTACCAGAGCTTATCGAAGAAAATGTTAGAGTAACGATGATGGGGTACAAAGAAAATTTGCCTGGGCATACAACTAGAGCAATTGAAAAAGCAATGAATGAAACAAAGGAAAATACAGGACTAGTATTAAACTTTGCGTTGAACTATGGCAGCAGAGCCGAAATTGTTGATGCGGTTAAGCAGGTCTTAAATGATTGCCAAGATGGTATACTAAATAAAGAAGAATTGTCCGAAGAAATCTTTTCTTCTTATTTAATGACATCTAATATGTCTGACCCAGATTTATTAATACGGACAAGTGGGGAAATCCGACTAAGTAATTTTATGCTTTGGCAGCTTGCATATTCTGAATTTTGGTTTACAGAGGTTCTATGGCCAGATTTTGGTGAGGAGCATTTTGTCGAAGCTGTTGAAGCATACCAGAATCGTCAGCGAAGATTTGGAGGAGTGTAG
- the frr gene encoding ribosome recycling factor, whose translation MPKQVLANAKERMTKAISAYTRELASIRAGRANASLLDRLSIDYYGAPTPVNQLAGISVPEARLLVIQPYDKSVLGDIEKAILKSDLGLTPSNDGNIIRLTIPQLTEERRKELVKVIKKDSEEAKVAVRNIRRDANDDLKKLEKGGEITEDELRGYSEDIQKLTDDYISKIDQITKEKEKEVLEV comes from the coding sequence ATGCCAAAACAAGTTCTTGCTAACGCAAAAGAAAGAATGACAAAAGCCATTTCAGCTTATACGCGCGAGCTTGCTAGTATTCGTGCGGGTAGAGCCAATGCATCATTGCTTGATAGACTTTCAATTGATTATTACGGTGCGCCAACTCCTGTGAATCAGCTTGCCGGAATTTCTGTTCCCGAAGCTCGTCTTTTGGTTATCCAGCCTTATGATAAATCTGTCTTAGGGGACATTGAAAAAGCGATTTTAAAATCGGACCTTGGGTTAACACCTTCAAATGATGGAAATATTATTCGCTTAACGATACCTCAGTTAACAGAAGAACGTCGTAAAGAGCTTGTAAAGGTCATTAAAAAAGACTCTGAAGAAGCAAAAGTTGCGGTTCGTAACATACGACGTGATGCTAATGATGATCTGAAAAAGCTTGAAAAAGGCGGAGAAATTACTGAAGATGAACTTCGTGGCTACTCTGAGGATATTCAAAAACTAACAGATGATTATATTAGCAAAATTGACCAAATCACTAAAGAAAAAGAAAAAGAAGTTTTGGAAGTTTAA
- the pyrH gene encoding UMP kinase has product MSSPKYKRVVLKLSGEALAGDAGFGINPAVIKSIADQVKEIAELGVEVAVVVGGGNIWRGKIGSEMGMDRATADYMGMLATVMNSLALQDSLEQGGIETRVQTSIEMRQVAEPYIRRRAIRHLEKKRVVIFAAGTGNPYFSTDTTAALRAAEIEADVILMAKNNVDGVYSADPRIDKNAKKYDELSYLDVLKEGLAVMDSTASSLCMDNDIPLIVFSIMEKGNIKRVVTGETIGTIVRGK; this is encoded by the coding sequence ATGAGCAGCCCTAAATATAAACGCGTAGTATTAAAATTAAGTGGTGAAGCATTAGCGGGTGATGCAGGTTTTGGAATTAATCCTGCTGTAATTAAGTCAATCGCAGATCAAGTAAAAGAGATTGCCGAATTAGGTGTGGAAGTAGCTGTTGTTGTTGGCGGTGGAAACATTTGGCGTGGCAAGATTGGCAGCGAGATGGGAATGGACCGAGCAACAGCAGATTATATGGGAATGCTAGCAACAGTGATGAACTCACTTGCACTGCAGGATAGCCTTGAGCAAGGTGGAATTGAAACCCGTGTTCAAACTTCCATCGAAATGCGACAAGTGGCAGAACCATACATTCGTCGTCGGGCAATCCGTCATTTAGAAAAGAAACGCGTTGTCATATTTGCAGCTGGTACGGGGAATCCATATTTCTCTACTGATACCACTGCTGCCTTACGTGCTGCTGAAATAGAAGCGGATGTAATCTTAATGGCAAAAAATAATGTTGATGGGGTATATTCTGCAGACCCTCGCATCGACAAAAATGCAAAAAAATACGATGAGTTGTCTTATCTAGATGTGCTGAAAGAAGGATTAGCAGTAATGGATTCCACAGCATCATCATTATGTATGGACAATGACATTCCATTAATTGTCTTCTCTATTATGGAAAAAGGAAATATTAAACGTGTCGTGACTGGTGAAACGATCGGAACGATTGTAAGGGGGAAATAA
- the tsf gene encoding translation elongation factor Ts: MAITAQMVKELREKTGAGMMDCKKALTETNGDMEKAIDFLREKGIAKAANKSDRIAAEGITSIVSEGNVAVILEVNSETDFVAKNEGFQVLVKELGQHLLKNQPASVEEAEAQTMENGATLADHINAAIAKIGEKLSLRRFAVVTKTDADAFGAYLHAGGRIGVLTVLEGTTEEAAAKDVSMHIAALNPKYVSRDQVSQDEVERERQVLTQQALNEGKPENIVAKMVEGRLGKYFEDVCVLDQTFVKNPDQKVRQFVESKGATIREFVRYEVGEGMEKREDNFAEEVMNQVKK, translated from the coding sequence ATGGCTATTACCGCTCAAATGGTAAAAGAACTTCGTGAAAAAACTGGTGCCGGCATGATGGATTGCAAAAAGGCCCTTACAGAAACTAATGGTGATATGGAAAAAGCAATCGATTTCCTACGTGAAAAAGGAATCGCAAAAGCTGCGAATAAATCTGACCGTATTGCTGCAGAAGGAATCACTTCAATCGTATCAGAAGGAAATGTAGCTGTTATCCTTGAAGTAAACTCTGAAACTGACTTCGTTGCGAAAAATGAAGGCTTCCAAGTTCTAGTTAAAGAATTAGGCCAACACCTTCTTAAAAACCAACCAGCATCAGTTGAAGAAGCTGAAGCTCAAACAATGGAAAACGGTGCAACTTTAGCTGACCATATCAATGCAGCAATTGCTAAAATTGGTGAAAAGCTAAGCCTACGTCGTTTCGCAGTTGTAACAAAAACAGATGCTGATGCATTTGGTGCTTACTTACATGCTGGCGGACGTATCGGCGTGTTAACTGTTCTTGAAGGAACTACTGAAGAAGCAGCTGCTAAAGATGTATCTATGCATATCGCAGCACTTAACCCTAAATACGTATCTCGTGATCAAGTGTCACAAGATGAAGTTGAGCGTGAGCGTCAAGTATTAACTCAACAAGCTCTTAACGAAGGCAAGCCAGAAAATATCGTTGCGAAAATGGTTGAAGGTCGTCTTGGCAAATACTTCGAAGACGTTTGTGTTCTTGACCAAACTTTCGTTAAAAACCCAGACCAAAAGGTTCGTCAATTTGTTGAATCTAAAGGTGCTACAATCCGTGAATTCGTACGCTATGAAGTAGGCGAAGGTATGGAAAAACGCGAAGACAACTTCGCTGAAGAAGTTATGAACCAAGTGAAAAAATAA
- the rpsB gene encoding 30S ribosomal protein S2, which yields MSVISMKQLLEAGVHFGHQTRRWNPKMKKYIFTERNGIYIIDLQKTVKKVEEAYNFVKELAGNGGKILFVGTKKQAQDSVKEEAARSGMYFVNQRWLGGTLTNFETIQKRIARLKDIERMSEDGTFEVLPKKEVVQLRKEQERLEKFLGGIKDMKGLPDALFIIDPRKERIAVAEAHKLNIPIVGIVDTNCDPDEIDYVIPANDDAIRAVKLLTGKMADAILEAKQGEEVTA from the coding sequence ATGTCAGTCATTTCTATGAAGCAATTGCTTGAAGCTGGTGTACACTTCGGACACCAAACTCGCCGTTGGAACCCAAAAATGAAGAAATATATCTTCACAGAGCGTAACGGCATCTACATCATCGACCTTCAAAAAACAGTTAAAAAGGTTGAAGAAGCTTACAACTTCGTTAAGGAGCTAGCTGGTAACGGCGGTAAAATCCTTTTCGTAGGTACTAAGAAACAAGCTCAAGATTCTGTTAAAGAAGAAGCAGCTCGTTCTGGTATGTACTTCGTTAACCAACGTTGGTTAGGTGGTACTTTAACAAACTTCGAAACAATCCAAAAGCGTATTGCTCGCTTAAAAGATATCGAAAGAATGTCAGAAGATGGTACTTTTGAAGTTCTTCCTAAAAAAGAAGTAGTTCAATTAAGAAAAGAACAAGAACGTTTAGAAAAGTTCCTTGGTGGTATTAAAGACATGAAGGGCCTTCCTGATGCATTGTTCATCATTGACCCTCGTAAAGAGCGTATTGCAGTAGCTGAAGCACATAAATTGAACATTCCAATCGTAGGTATCGTTGATACAAACTGTGATCCGGATGAAATCGATTATGTAATCCCAGCAAACGATGATGCAATCCGCGCTGTTAAACTTTTAACTGGTAAAATGGCAGATGCTATCCTTGAAGCTAAACAAGGTGAAGAAGTTACAGCTTAA
- the codY gene encoding GTP-sensing pleiotropic transcriptional regulator CodY — protein MELLTRTRTINAMLQRAAGKPVNFKEMAETLRNVIEANVFVVSRRGKLLGFAIKQSIENDRMKKMLEDRQFPEDYTKSLFNIQETSSNIDIESEYTAFPVENKSLFNAGLTTIVPIIGGGERLGTLILSRLEEQFHDDDLILAEYGATVVGMEILREKAEEIEEEARSKAVVQMAISSLSYSELEAIEHIFEELNGNEGLLVASKIADRVGITRSVIVNALRKLESAGVIESRSLGMKGTYIKVLNDKFLVELEKLKSN, from the coding sequence ATGGAGTTATTAACTAGAACAAGAACAATCAACGCAATGCTACAAAGAGCTGCAGGGAAACCTGTAAACTTCAAGGAAATGGCCGAAACATTACGAAATGTTATTGAAGCAAACGTATTTGTGGTTAGTCGCCGTGGTAAATTATTAGGTTTTGCTATTAAGCAATCAATCGAGAATGATCGTATGAAAAAGATGCTTGAAGATCGTCAATTTCCTGAAGACTATACAAAAAGTCTTTTCAATATTCAAGAAACTTCTTCAAATATTGATATTGAAAGTGAATATACAGCTTTTCCAGTTGAAAACAAGTCATTATTTAATGCTGGTTTAACAACAATCGTTCCGATTATCGGCGGTGGAGAGCGCTTAGGAACTTTAATCCTTTCACGCTTAGAAGAGCAATTCCATGATGATGATTTAATCCTTGCAGAATATGGTGCAACAGTTGTTGGAATGGAAATTCTTCGTGAGAAAGCTGAAGAGATTGAAGAAGAAGCTCGCAGCAAAGCAGTTGTTCAAATGGCAATTAGCTCACTATCTTATAGTGAATTAGAAGCAATTGAACATATTTTTGAAGAATTAAACGGAAATGAAGGCTTATTAGTAGCTTCTAAAATTGCAGATCGTGTTGGTATTACACGTTCCGTTATTGTTAATGCACTTCGTAAACTAGAAAGTGCTGGTGTCATTGAATCTCGTTCACTAGGAATGAAAGGAACTTACATAAAAGTTCTTAATGACAAATTTCTTGTTGAGCTTGAAAAATTAAAATCTAACTAA